Genomic window (Desulfobulbaceae bacterium):
CCAAAACCTAAATTTGGACGTCGGCAAAAATCGACTGCATCAAATCCGGCACGGGTTAACTCTTTTTGGAGAGATCTTCGGGTGAATATCCGCTTTTCGAGTGTCGCTCCGCATCCCCCATGAAATTCAAGTTCAGTGAAGGTCTGCACTCGTCCATCCAGAGTAGCATTGATAAGTACCCTCCGGCCATCATGCTGAGAAATATGATAGCTATTTAAATCGGGAAAATGTTCAAGTGTCATTTCAAAATTCATAAAAGGCACAGTAATAATACAAATCCCCTTGGGTTTAAGCAGATTAAATAAATTACAAAATCCTTTACTTACCGGTGTATCGATATGCTCAAGCACATCACTGACGATGACAAAATCGTACTTTCCATGCTCACTGCTTGGGATGTCAGTAATATCGAGCCGAGGTTCGGTATGAAAAAAAGTGTTGATGTAAGAAAACTTCGTTCCCAAAATTTCTGCATACCCTTTCCAGTCACTCACACCTAACCCTATGATCGACTTATCCATCGGGAATTCAACAAGAGCGACACTCTTACCGTATAAGTAATTGGAGAGGATATCAATTATTGCCCGATAACGTAAATTTGAGCTGCAGGAGGCACAGGACGCCAGTTCGCGATCAAAAGCCACCAGCTCACGCTTTTCGTTGTAATGCCCACAGATATTACACTGAAATTGAATCGACCGTTGCGATAATTTCATCCGACTCTCAATCAGAGAACCCCATAACAAATGCAACTTACGGACCAAGTGGAATCGATATCGCCTGAATGCCAGCATAACA
Coding sequences:
- a CDS encoding methyltransferase domain-containing protein, with translation MDMLKIVMLAFRRYRFHLVRKLHLLWGSLIESRMKLSQRSIQFQCNICGHYNEKRELVAFDRELASCASCSSNLRYRAIIDILSNYLYGKSVALVEFPMDKSIIGLGVSDWKGYAEILGTKFSYINTFFHTEPRLDITDIPSSEHGKYDFVIVSDVLEHIDTPVSKGFCNLFNLLKPKGICIITVPFMNFEMTLEHFPDLNSYHISQHDGRRVLINATLDGRVQTFTELEFHGGCGATLEKRIFTRRSLQKELTRAGFDAVDFCRRPNLGFGIKWIVNWSLPISAIKKS